In a genomic window of Accipiter gentilis chromosome 23, bAccGen1.1, whole genome shotgun sequence:
- the LOC126049643 gene encoding histone H2A type 2-B: protein MSGRGKSGGKARAKAKSRSSRAGLQFPVGRVHRLLRKGNYAERVGAGAPVYLAAVLEYLSAEILELAGNAARDNKKTRIIPRHLQLAIRNDEELNKLLGGVTIAQGGVLPNIQAVLLPKKTQSSKK from the coding sequence ATGTCGGGCCGGGGCAAGTCCGGTGGCAAGGCGCGGGCCAAGGCCAAGTCGCGCTCGTCGCGGGCCGGGCTGCAGTTCCCCGTGGGCCGGGTGCACCGGCTGCTGAGGAAGGGTAACTACGCGGAGCGGGTGGGCGCCGGGGCGCCGGTGTACCTGGCGGCCGTGCTGGAGTACCTCTCGGCCGAGATCCTGGAGCTGGCGGGCAACGCGGCCCGTGACAACAAGAAGACGCGCATCATCCCGCGGCACCTGCAGCTCGCCATCCGCAACGACGAGGAGCTCAACAAGCTGCTGGGCGGCGTGACCATCGCCCAGGGCGGCGTCCTGCCCAACATCCAGGCCGTGCTGCTGCCCAAGAAGACGCAGAGCTCCAAGAAGTga
- the LOC126049641 gene encoding histone H1.10: MSVELEEADLPLTEAEEVPLAPEKKAAAKKAKGGGGSSLSPSKKKKNNKKKNQPGKYSQLVVETIRKLGERNGSSLAKIYNEAKKVAWFDQQNGRTYLKYSIKALVQNDTLLQVKGTGANGSFKLNRKKLEGGGDGGAGSSAHKSHKKATASTSRRAEKKPAAKSKKPEKKSHKKGASGAAAKKDKGKAKKATKKGAASPGGKKVKKSAKPKALKSRKA, translated from the coding sequence ATGTCGGTGGAGCTGGAAGAAGCCGATCTGCCCCTGACCGAGGCGGAGGAGGTGCCGCTCGCCCCGGAGAAGAAAGCGGCCGCTAAGAAGGCGaaaggcggcggcggctcctcgcTGTCGCCGtcgaagaagaagaagaacaacaagaAGAAGAACCAGCCTGGCAAATACAGCCAGCTGGTGGTGGAGACGATCCGCAAGCTGGGCGAGCGCAATGGCTCCTCGCTGGCCAAGATCTACAACGAGGCCAAGAAGGTGGCCTGGTTCGACCAGCAGAACGGCAGGACCTACTTGAAGTACTCCATCAAGGCGCTGGTGCAGAACGACACGCTCCTCCAGGTCAAGGGCACCGGCGCCAACGGCTCCTTCAAGCTCAACAGGAAGAAGCTGGAAGGCGGCGGCGACGGGGGCGCGGGCAGCAGCGCCCATAAGTCCCACAAGAAGGCGACGGCCTCCACGTCCCGGCGGGCGGAGAAGAAGCCGGCGGCCAAGAGCAAGAAGCCCGAGAAGAAATCCCACAAGAAGGGAGCCAGCGGCGCGGCGGCGAAGAAGGACAAGGGCAAAGCCAAGAAGGCCACCAAGAAGGGAGCCGCGTCCCCCGGGGGCAAGAAGGTGAAGAAGTCCGCAAAGCCCAAGGCACTCAAGAGCAGGAAGGCATGA